A DNA window from Chryseobacterium sp. MEBOG06 contains the following coding sequences:
- the pyrF gene encoding orotidine-5'-phosphate decarboxylase, producing the protein MESKKEFFLECYKLGIIKFGRFTLKSGIESPFYVDLRPLASDPKILKNLANYLLEMLPLDNFDLICGVPYAALPMATAMSLESYIPLIIKRKEAKSYGTKKLIEGIYQKGQNCLLVEDVITSGKSLVETLAEVEQEDLKVSDIVVVLDREQGGKQLLENKGYRVHTLFNISEVCDILQETGELSDEEVKRIQDFLQGNHIQFEEEIRASYEQKLQNTQHSVSKKLLETALAKKSNLIASADVTTTQELLDLAEKVGPHIIALKTHIDIISDFDYEQTITPLKEIAAKHQFLLMEDRKFADIGNTQELQFTSGVFKITDWADFVTSQVIGGFESLDCFSNVGVVAIVGMSSKGALTTANYREEALKVALSHPNVIGGVSQNKIPEELLLFTPGVNLADSGDGKGQQYNTPEHVFKTLHTDFIIVGRGIYKSDNPELSAVTYKNEGWNAYINSLEKKAIQG; encoded by the coding sequence ATGGAAAGTAAAAAAGAATTCTTCTTAGAGTGCTACAAACTAGGTATCATCAAATTCGGAAGGTTTACCCTTAAAAGTGGTATTGAAAGCCCTTTTTATGTAGACTTAAGACCTTTGGCTTCAGATCCTAAAATTTTAAAAAATCTTGCTAATTATTTATTGGAAATGCTTCCATTGGATAATTTTGATTTAATCTGTGGAGTTCCTTACGCTGCTCTTCCCATGGCGACTGCGATGTCACTGGAAAGCTATATTCCATTAATTATTAAAAGAAAAGAAGCAAAAAGCTACGGAACAAAGAAACTTATTGAAGGAATTTATCAGAAAGGGCAAAACTGTCTTTTGGTAGAAGATGTGATTACTTCCGGAAAATCTTTGGTAGAAACACTTGCTGAAGTTGAACAGGAAGACCTTAAAGTTTCAGATATTGTAGTGGTACTGGACAGAGAGCAGGGAGGAAAACAGCTATTGGAAAACAAAGGATATAGAGTACATACTCTTTTCAATATTTCGGAAGTATGTGACATTCTTCAGGAAACCGGTGAACTTTCTGATGAAGAGGTAAAAAGAATTCAGGATTTCCTACAGGGGAACCACATTCAGTTTGAAGAAGAAATCAGAGCTTCTTATGAACAAAAACTTCAGAATACACAGCATTCTGTGTCTAAAAAACTTCTGGAAACGGCTTTAGCAAAAAAATCTAATCTGATTGCATCTGCAGATGTTACAACGACTCAGGAACTATTGGATTTAGCTGAAAAAGTAGGCCCTCATATCATTGCTTTAAAAACGCACATCGATATTATTTCAGACTTCGACTATGAGCAGACAATCACTCCTTTAAAAGAAATTGCAGCAAAACACCAGTTTTTACTGATGGAAGACAGAAAGTTTGCTGATATCGGAAATACTCAGGAGCTTCAGTTCACGAGTGGCGTGTTCAAAATTACAGATTGGGCAGATTTCGTAACTTCTCAGGTCATCGGAGGTTTTGAATCGTTAGACTGTTTCAGTAATGTAGGAGTGGTAGCCATCGTTGGGATGTCTTCCAAAGGGGCATTAACTACTGCAAACTATCGTGAAGAGGCTTTAAAAGTTGCTTTATCTCACCCGAATGTAATAGGAGGTGTATCTCAGAATAAAATTCCTGAAGAGCTTTTATTATTCACTCCTGGAGTAAACTTAGCAGATTCTGGAGACGGAAAAGGGCAGCAGTATAATACGCCTGAACATGTTTTCAAAACCCTGCATACTGATTTTATCATCGTAGGAAGAGGAATCTACAAGTCTGACAACCCGGAGCTATCTGCTGTTACTTACAAAAATGAAGGTTGGAATGCTTATATTAATTCTTTAGAAAAAAAAGCAATTCAGGGTTAA
- a CDS encoding TlpA family protein disulfide reductase has product MKFIKKNAIYLILLIIIGAVFVIPGVKNKLQDLFFPVATIENAVHISEEDYDVELKGINTPSTNLKNFRNKGVFLNFWGTWCPPCRKEWPSIQKLYDSRKDNVDFVLIAMNDKEEDIRKFLKENNYNVPVYIAQSPISEKILPKVFPTTFLLDKTGRILIKEDASKDWNTETVHQFIDNIIK; this is encoded by the coding sequence ATGAAGTTCATCAAGAAAAATGCAATTTATTTAATATTGCTAATCATCATCGGGGCGGTTTTTGTCATTCCAGGAGTGAAAAATAAGCTGCAGGATTTATTTTTTCCGGTTGCTACCATTGAAAATGCTGTTCACATCAGCGAAGAAGATTATGATGTGGAGCTTAAAGGAATTAATACTCCAAGCACCAATCTTAAAAACTTCAGGAACAAAGGTGTTTTCTTAAACTTTTGGGGAACCTGGTGCCCGCCATGCAGAAAAGAATGGCCTTCTATTCAGAAATTATACGACTCCAGAAAAGATAATGTAGATTTTGTATTGATCGCTATGAACGATAAAGAAGAAGATATAAGAAAATTTTTGAAAGAAAATAATTATAACGTTCCCGTGTATATTGCACAAAGCCCAATCTCAGAAAAAATTCTTCCTAAAGTATTTCCTACCACTTTTCTTTTAGATAAAACCGGAAGGATCCTTATAAAAGAAGATGCTTCAAAAGATTGGAACACAGAAACTGTACATCAGTTCATTGATAATATTATCAAATAG
- a CDS encoding YkvA family protein encodes MKYSKLNLAKEAINHKGFVKKIPDIFRMVKMWKRGIYPMKSIDILLPLLGVVYVISPIDLIPEFAIPVLGVMDDLVVLSLTIPKLIKEVDKFLLWEAEQKYKGNQIIDAEIIK; translated from the coding sequence ATGAAATATTCAAAATTAAATCTTGCAAAAGAAGCTATCAACCACAAGGGCTTTGTAAAAAAAATTCCTGATATTTTCAGAATGGTCAAAATGTGGAAAAGAGGAATCTATCCGATGAAGTCTATAGATATTCTTCTTCCTCTACTTGGAGTTGTATATGTGATCTCTCCTATTGATCTGATTCCTGAATTTGCTATACCTGTACTGGGAGTGATGGATGATCTTGTTGTATTGTCACTAACCATTCCAAAGCTTATCAAAGAGGTAGACAAATTCCTGCTTTGGGAAGCTGAACAAAAATATAAAGGCAATCAGATAATTGATGCCGAAATCATAAAATAA
- a CDS encoding aminopeptidase, protein MKKISICLILFWGVVQVSAQKDSIYIEAKLSSDKKNLEVNQEIVYYNHSERDLHSVKLLNWVSAYNKRGTSLVYRKLEDRNNDLHFAKTNQLGKLLELNIKNSDNEIIPINTLSDENLFIPLKAVLKPGESVTLQLQYRMQLPDKKFTGYGTSPQNTLLKYFFIVPDHFDPDNIYKRSYNDIEESVSFNTSWTINFDIPVNSFVEGNLPQVQMNSFKGDLNSDPEFLISPTEHPSIITTIDGMDTEVKFGYNLQPAEKENLEFYLPLHLKFIKEKMGSLPKSIFISDKFRAKEDFFGNNDITFWKFRFPLFADAEKTDLDYFGIIAKKVLDESVIADKQKDHWFKNGLKSYFEIQYLKRFYQDAKLLGILTDASIFGIKPLKIFHASQVKLLDRYGLAYQYIMLQNLDQKIDENFTALSNFNDMAISSFETGSLFNYSADKMGYDAFNDVVKNYLAQNTGKKINTEEFLTNLSEKNKSTSYLSGFLKQKNRVDFKLKHIIKENDSLQIRIAKNTDIAIPVKLETETKKGEKKVYWIDTEENQHITNLSLPASDNIYKITLNNGYLFPESNYRDNFLYAKGLFSNAKKVKLKLIKDIPNPEYNEIYISPRVRFNNTYDKFLLGANFKNQSFFDQKFLYSVTPLYSTGTGKLTGSGAVSYSFLPAESIIRSLTFGVSGSYFHYDYGLAYKKTSLSSSISFRKDPRSTVGRSIGISYNYFERDLSPAMIASNDYSKYNLWSIGYGYSDSQMIHEKSFSLSTQGMEDFNKITAEGFYRWEFAPKQKLSLRLFAGYFLRNDTRNNLFNYGISRVSNYSFSYTLLGESASSGLLSQQFILADGGFKSFLPGTVNQWITSVNVDSSIWKIFHVYADAGIYKNKDFPTKFIWDSGIKVRIIPDFLEVYFPIQSSLGFEPAFKDYAKRIRYTLVLNLGSVINAARRGWY, encoded by the coding sequence TTGAAAAAGATCAGCATTTGTCTTATTTTGTTTTGGGGAGTTGTACAGGTTTCTGCACAGAAAGACAGCATATATATTGAAGCTAAATTGTCTTCTGACAAAAAGAACCTTGAGGTTAATCAGGAGATTGTGTATTACAATCATTCTGAAAGAGACCTGCATTCTGTAAAACTTCTGAACTGGGTTTCTGCCTATAATAAACGAGGAACATCGTTAGTATACAGAAAACTGGAAGACCGGAATAATGATTTGCATTTTGCAAAAACGAATCAGCTGGGCAAACTTCTTGAACTGAATATAAAAAATTCAGACAACGAGATCATTCCTATCAATACCCTTTCAGATGAAAATCTTTTTATTCCTCTGAAAGCAGTATTAAAACCTGGTGAAAGTGTCACTTTACAGTTACAGTACCGGATGCAGCTTCCTGATAAAAAATTTACAGGATATGGTACATCCCCTCAGAATACACTATTAAAATATTTCTTTATTGTTCCGGATCATTTTGATCCGGACAATATTTACAAGAGAAGCTATAACGATATTGAAGAATCGGTAAGTTTCAATACTTCCTGGACCATAAATTTCGACATCCCGGTCAACAGTTTTGTGGAAGGAAACCTTCCTCAGGTACAGATGAATTCTTTCAAAGGTGATCTTAATTCCGATCCTGAATTTTTGATTTCCCCAACTGAACATCCTTCTATAATAACTACTATTGACGGAATGGATACTGAAGTGAAATTCGGTTATAATCTACAACCTGCAGAGAAAGAAAATCTAGAGTTTTATCTTCCTCTGCATTTAAAATTCATTAAAGAAAAAATGGGTTCGCTCCCAAAAAGTATTTTTATTTCTGATAAATTCAGAGCTAAGGAAGACTTTTTCGGAAACAATGATATTACCTTCTGGAAATTCAGATTTCCACTATTCGCAGATGCTGAGAAAACGGATCTTGACTATTTCGGAATAATTGCTAAAAAAGTTCTCGACGAAAGTGTCATTGCTGACAAACAGAAAGACCATTGGTTTAAAAATGGATTAAAATCTTATTTTGAAATCCAGTACCTGAAGAGATTCTATCAAGATGCAAAACTTTTGGGTATCCTGACAGATGCAAGTATATTCGGAATTAAACCTCTAAAAATATTCCATGCTTCCCAGGTCAAGCTTCTGGACCGCTACGGCTTAGCCTACCAGTATATCATGCTTCAAAACCTGGATCAGAAGATTGATGAAAATTTTACTGCTTTGAGTAATTTTAATGATATGGCCATCAGTAGTTTTGAAACCGGCAGCCTGTTCAATTATTCAGCTGATAAAATGGGGTATGATGCCTTCAACGATGTTGTAAAAAACTACCTTGCTCAAAATACCGGAAAAAAAATTAATACAGAAGAATTCCTTACAAACCTTTCTGAAAAAAATAAGTCCACGAGTTATCTTTCCGGCTTTTTAAAACAGAAAAACCGGGTCGATTTTAAATTAAAGCATATTATAAAAGAAAACGACTCTTTACAAATAAGAATCGCAAAAAATACTGATATAGCCATTCCTGTAAAGCTGGAAACGGAAACGAAAAAAGGAGAAAAAAAGGTTTACTGGATAGATACTGAAGAGAATCAGCATATCACCAACTTATCACTTCCTGCTTCTGATAATATCTATAAAATAACATTAAATAATGGCTACCTTTTCCCGGAATCAAACTATAGAGATAACTTTCTGTATGCAAAAGGTTTGTTCTCGAATGCAAAAAAAGTTAAACTTAAATTAATAAAAGATATTCCAAATCCGGAATACAATGAAATTTATATAAGCCCGAGGGTTCGTTTCAATAATACTTATGATAAGTTTCTTTTAGGTGCTAATTTTAAAAATCAATCTTTTTTTGATCAGAAGTTTCTGTACTCGGTTACTCCATTGTACAGTACAGGAACGGGAAAACTCACAGGATCCGGTGCTGTCTCCTACTCTTTTCTACCTGCTGAAAGCATTATCCGAAGCCTGACTTTTGGAGTTTCAGGTTCTTATTTCCATTATGATTACGGGCTGGCCTACAAAAAGACGTCCCTGAGTTCATCAATCAGCTTTAGAAAAGATCCAAGAAGTACCGTAGGCAGAAGCATTGGAATTTCTTACAATTATTTTGAAAGAGATCTGAGTCCTGCTATGATCGCAAGCAATGATTACAGTAAATATAATCTGTGGAGTATTGGCTATGGCTATAGTGACAGCCAGATGATCCATGAAAAAAGTTTCAGCCTGAGCACTCAGGGAATGGAAGATTTCAATAAAATAACAGCTGAAGGGTTTTACAGATGGGAATTTGCGCCTAAACAAAAACTAAGTTTGCGCTTATTTGCAGGATATTTCCTAAGAAATGACACCCGAAATAATTTGTTTAACTATGGTATTTCCAGGGTTTCCAACTATTCTTTCTCATATACTCTTTTGGGAGAAAGTGCCAGCAGTGGTCTGCTTTCTCAGCAGTTTATCTTAGCTGACGGTGGTTTCAAGTCATTCCTTCCCGGAACCGTCAATCAATGGATCACCTCTGTGAATGTAGACTCCAGCATTTGGAAAATATTCCATGTTTATGCAGATGCAGGAATTTATAAGAACAAAGATTTTCCGACAAAATTCATCTGGGACAGCGGTATTAAAGTAAGGATTATACCAGACTTTTTAGAAGTTTATTTTCCCATACAGTCTTCTCTTGGTTTTGAACCTGCTTTCAAAGATTATGCAAAGCGTATCAGATATACATTGGTTCTTAATCTGGGCTCTGTTATTAATGCCGCGAGAAGAGGATGGTATTAG